From a region of the Phaseolus vulgaris cultivar G19833 chromosome 6, P. vulgaris v2.0, whole genome shotgun sequence genome:
- the LOC137832842 gene encoding fasciclin-like arabinogalactan protein 19, protein MVVAIVMNAVRVRSIPKREFDSMLSSVRGRGYHLFCNAIVTSDLQMDILSDNTSRAFTFFAPTDASLFALDMTQTASTYTETLRFHVVPNRLSLAHLRLLPDGYSLPTLLPQRLLQLTRPNPSAIAVGGVDVAFPGLFHGRYVVVHGLAGILSLRSDDYPSPSPVVPPISSVDRWFFSPRSSPNSPSNQPVLAPLTNFDLLHVPPVDAPAAVTWPVDSSEEEPDWTVYAPADSTPRYSDSAISEPPKGYSDGLVSSPAPEALEGMRKCLNPDVGLEESDMQCHSA, encoded by the coding sequence ATGGTAGTAGCGATAGTGATGAACGCCGTTAGAGTGAGGAGCATACCGAAAAGAGAGTTTGATTCCATGCTGAGCAGCGTAAGAGGCAGAGGGTACCACCTCTTCTGCAACGCAATCGTCACCTCTGATCTACAAATGGACATTCTCTCAGACAACACCTCACGCGCCTTCACCTTCTTCGCTCCCACCGACGCTTCCCTCTTCGCCCTCGACATGACTCAGACCGCCTCCACTTACACCGAAACGCTCCGTTTCCACGTCGTCCCTAACCGCCTCTCCCTCGCGCACCTCCGCCTGCTCCCCGACGGTTACTCGCTTCCCACTCTCCTTCCTCAGCGCCTCCTCCAACTTACGCGTCCCAATCCCTCCGCCATCGCCGTCGGCGGTGTCGACGTTGCTTTCCCCGGCCTCTTTCACGGCCGCTACGTCGTCGTTCACGGCCTTGCTGGAATTCTCAGTCTCCGATCCGACGACTATCCTTCGCCGTCGCCGGTTGTTCCTCCGATTAGTTCCGTAGATCGCTGGTTCTTCTCTCCGAGAAGCAGTCCTAACTCGCCGTCGAACCAACCAGTTCTTGCTCCGCTTACGAATTTCGATCTGTTACACGTTCCTCCGGTTGATGCTCCGGCAGCGGTTACTTGGCCGGTTGATTCTTCGGAGGAGGAACCTGATTGGACAGTTTATGCTCCGGCAGATTCGACTCCGAGATATTCTGATTCGGCAATATCAGAGCCGCCGAAGGGATATTCCGACGGTTTGGTTTCATCTCCGGCGCCTGAAGCATTAGAAGGAATGAGAAAGTGTCTGAATCCAGATGTAGGGTTGGAGGAGTCTGACATGCAGTGCCATTCAGCATAA